GCGGCCTTGCGCTCCACCTCCTCGGCGGCCTCGCGCTCGGCGGCCTCGGCGGCCTCGCGCTCGGCGCGGGCCTTGGCCTCCGCCGCCTCGGCGGCCAGGCGCTCGGCCTCCGCCTGCTTGGCGGCCTCGCGCTCGGCGGCGCGGGCGGCACGGGCCTCGGCGATCTTCTGGCGCTCGGCCAGGCGGGCCTGGACCTCGGGGTCGTCGG
This sequence is a window from Methylobacterium sp. SyP6R. Protein-coding genes within it:
- a CDS encoding DUF6481 family protein, which translates into the protein MAGFKDQNFNDRRSTSADAKKALLEKFRAKPAADDPEVQARLAERQKIAEARAARAAEREAAKQAEAERLAAEAAEAKARAEREAAEAAEREAAEEVERKAARDARYAARKARRK